In Ahaetulla prasina isolate Xishuangbanna chromosome 5, ASM2864084v1, whole genome shotgun sequence, the following are encoded in one genomic region:
- the SLITRK5 gene encoding SLIT and NTRK-like protein 5 produces MYACCSTVIQEQDLNRKMRIWMVQTITFALTSLVLAWAESIEYYGEICDNKCPCEEKDGLLTVSCENRGIISLSEISPPRFSIYHLLLSGNLLNRLYPNQFVNYSGASILHLGGNDIQDIETGAFHGLRGLRRLHLNNNKLEILRDDTFVGLESLEYLQVDYNYISAIEPNSFSKLHLLQVLILNDNLLSSLPNNLFRFVPLTHLDLRGNRLKLLPYLGLLQHMDKVVELQLEENPWNCSCELISLKDWLDSISYSALVGDVVCETPFRLHGRDLDEVSKQELCPRRLISDYEMRPQTPLSTTGYFHTTPASVNSVATSSSAVYKTPLKPKGTRQPNKSRVRPTSRLPSKDLGYSNYGPSIAYQTKSPVPLECPTACTCNLQISDLGLNVNCQERKIESISELQPKPYNPKKMYLTENYIALVRRSDFLDATGLDLLHLGNNRISVIQDRAFGDLTNLRRLYLNGNRIEKLNAELFYGLQSLQYLFLQYNVIREIETGTFDPVPNLQLLFLNNNLLRSLPVGIFSGLTLYRLNLRSNHFSYLPVSGVLDQLKSLLQIDLHENPWDCTCDVVGMKLWLEQLNTGVLVDQVICESPKKFAENYMRNIKPELLCPDYSDIIVSTPTPSSMQGPARTTSFSNLGQFNSTMEEDSSASPSGGSSSSSSSSSTVPLSVLILSLLLVFIMSVFVAAGLFVLVMKRRKKVQGDHASTNNSDVSSFNMQYSVYTGGGTPHSHLHAHHQQHPQHLHRGGGGGGGGPALPKVKTPAGHVYEYIPHPLGHMCKNPIYRSREGNAGEDYKDLHELKVTYSNHHLQPQPPPPSQVLGPPPAAPGGQEESLRNPTYSVSTIEPRDELLSPVQDADHFYRGILEPDKHPSSTLGGSNLPEYPKFPPTAYTYSPNYDIRRPPHPYLHSSSGDSRLRETVLYTPPSTVYVEPNRNEYLELKAKLNAEPDYLEVLEKQTTFSQF; encoded by the coding sequence ATGTATGCTTGCTGCTCTACGGTGATTCAGGAGCAGGATCTCAACAGAAAAATGCGTATCTGGATGGTGCAAACCATCACTTTTGCTTTAACATCTCTCGTCCTGGCCTGGGCAGAGAGCATCGAATATTATGGCGAGATCTGTGACAATAAATGCCCTTGTGAGGAGAAAGACGGCCTCTTAACGGTGAGCTGTGAGAACCGGGGCATCATTAGCCTCTCTGAGATTAGCCCTCCCAGATTCTCCATCTATCATCTCCTGCTGTCTGGGAATCTTCTCAATAGGCTCTATCCCAACCAATTTGTTAATTACAGTGGGGCTTCTATTTTGCACTTGGGGGGCAACGATATCCAAGACATTGAAACGGGAGCCTTTCATGGTCTGAGGGGTTTAAGGAGGCTGCACCTGAACAACAACAAACTGGAGATACTGAGAGATGACACTTTTGTAGGCCTGGAGAGCTTGGAGTATCTTCAAGTTGATTACAATTACATCAGTGCCATTGAACCCAACTCCTTCAGCAAGCTCCACCTGCTACAGGTGCTGATCCTGAATGACAATCTTCTCTCTTCGTTGCCCAACAACCTGTTCCGCTTTGTGCCCTTGACTCATCTTGACCTTAGGGGCAACCGACTGAAACTGCTGCCATACCTGGGCCTTCTGCAGCACATGGATAAGGTTGTGGAGTTGCAGCTGGAAGAGAACCCGTGGAATTGCTCCTGTGAACTGATCTCTCTCAAGGATTGGCTGGACAGCATATCCTATTCAGCCTTGGTGGGGGATGTAGTGTGTGAAACTCCTTTCCGGTTACACGggagagatttggatgaggtttccAAGCAGGAGCTTTGCCCTCGGAGACTCATCTCAGATTATGAGATGAGACCACAAACCCCACTAAGTACTACAGGGTATTTTCATACCACTCCAGCCTCTGTAAACTCTGTGGCTACTTCCTCTTCAGCTGTTTACAAAACACCCTTGAAACCCAAAGGGACACGCCAGCCTAACAAGTCTAGGGTGCGTCCCACCTCTCGATTGCcctccaaggatctgggatacaGCAATTACGGCCCTAGCATTGCTTACCAGACCAAATCCCCGGTGCCTTTGGAGTGTCCTACAGCTTGCACTTGCAACCTACAGATATCTGACTTGGGCCTCAATGTCAACTGCCAGGAAAGGAAGATTGAGAGCATCTCAGAGCTCCAACCCAAACCGTATAATCCTAAGAAGATGTACCTGACCGAAAACTACATTGCCCTGGTGCGCAGGTCAGATTTCCTGGATGCTACAGGGTTAGATTTGCTCCACCTGGGCAATAACCGTATCTCAGTCATTCAGGACCGGGCCTTTGGGGATTTAACTAATTTGCGGAGGCTGTATCTGAATGGGAATCGGATTGAAAAATTGAATGCAGAGCTTTTTTATGGGCTTCAGAGCTTGCAGTACCTTTTCCTGCAATATAATGTCATCCGGGAGATTGAGACAGGCACATTTGATCCTGTGCCCAATTTACAGCTCCTGTTTCTCAACAACAACTTGCTGAGATCTTTACCTGTGGGCATTTTTTCTGGCTTAACTCTCTATAGATTGAATCTGCGGAGCAATCATTTCTCCTACCTTCCCGTAAGTGGGGTGCTTgatcaattaaaatccttgctgcAGATAGATCTTCATGAGAATCCATGGGATTGTACATGTGATGTGGTGGGCATGAAGTTATGGCTTGAACAACTCAACACGGGAGTCCTTGTGGACCAGGTAATCTGTGAATCCCCTAAGAAATTTGCTGAGAATTATATGAGGAACATCAAACCAGAGCTGCTCTGTCCAGACTATTCTGACATCATTGTTTCCACACCCACTCCATCATCCAtgcagggaccagcaaggaccaccTCTTTCTCCAATTTGGGGCAGTTCAATAGCACCATGGAAGAGGACAGTTCAGCATCACCTTCTGGtggctcctcttcctcctcttcctcttcttccacgGTGCCTTTATCGGTGCTGATTCTCAGCTTACTgctagttttcatcatgtctgtgTTTGTGGCTGCAGGTCTTTTTGTGCTGGTTATGAAACGTAGGAAGAAGGTTCAAGGTGACCATGCCAGCACCAACAACTCAGATGTGAGCTCCTTCAACATGCAGTATAGCGTATACACAGGAGGGGGAACTCCCCATTCTCACCTCCACGCCCATCACCAGCAACATCCACAGCATCTTCaccgtggaggaggaggaggtggtggtggtccaGCTTTGCCTAAGGTGAAAACCCCAGCAGGACACGTCTATGAGTACATCCCTCATCCTTTAGGCCATATGTGCAAGAACCCCATCTACCGCTCCAGGGAGGGCAATGCGGGTGAGGATTACAAAGATCTCCATGAGCTCAAGGTGACCTACAGTAACCATCATCTTCAGCCCCAACCCCCTCCTCCCTCACAAGTTTTGGGGCCACCTCCCGCAGCTCCAGGGGGACAAGAGGAATCCCTCCGGAACCCCACATACAGTGTCAGCACCATTGAGCCTCGGGATGAGTTGCTTTCCCCTGTTCAGGATGCTGATCATTTTTACAGGGGCATTTTGGAGCCTGACAAACACCCTTCTTCCACCTTGGGGGGCAGTAACCTCCCGGAGTACCCTAAGTTCCCTCCAACCGCCTACACTTATTCCCCTAACTATGACATTAGGCGCCCGCCTCACCCCTACTTGCATTCCAGCTCGGGGGACAGTAGGCTCCGGGAAACAGTGCTCTACACTCCCCCAAGCACTGTTTATGTAGAGCCCAACAGGAACGAATATCTGGAGCTAAAAGCAAAGCTAAACGCAGAGCCGGACTACCTCGAAGTATTGGAAAAACAGACCACGTTCAGTCAGTTTTGA